The stretch of DNA GGTCTATGAGGTACAGTATGTCTTCGACGTCTAACTCTATTTCTTGCTCCCACTCGTTGAAACCATTCGGATGGTAAGCGGTGATTTCAATCCGTGCTGTCATGTTTTCCCTCCTCTCTAAGAGCTTTCAGAAGCATTTTTCTTGTCTGTTTCTGCATGCTGGATGGCAGGAGTGAAACGAGCTTTCCATACTGTGTGATAAAATCAGCTGTGGTGGGATTTTTGAACGAATGTGTATGCTTCAGTACCTCAAAGAAAAACCTTTTTGCCCCCTCGTTCTGCAGGGGGTCTTTTTTAATCGTCTCGTCCAGCCTGCGAAGGAACGTCTTCAGATTCACGTTCTTCACTCCTTTCCTGGGAGATTTTCATCAGGATCTCGCGTGTTTTCGGTGTTTCAAGCAAGATCCTCGCCAGGGTACGGTAAAACTCCTCTGGAAGTGTCATGAAGATCCCTCCTTTTCATTCTGGTGCGATTTGTGATACTATTCTGTTGTCAAAGATCAAACAGTTTCTCAATGCTTACGCCAAGCAATTTTGCAAGTTTCAAAGCCATTTCAAGTCTTGGAGTGCATATTCCCTGTTCCCAGTTGGCATACGTTGTTCGGGGTATTTTCAAACGGGATGCTATTTCGTATTGAGAAAGACCCCTTAGTTTTCTGAGTTCTCGTAGCCTGTTTTGTCGTCTTATACGAGTTTGTTTCATGTTCTCACTCCTATCTTTTAGTCCAATTACATTATAGACCATAAATTAGTCACAAGTCAAGTAAAGTCTAAGTAACAGACCAATTAATGGTCATAATGCTTCAGAATTGGGAGGGGTGATAATATATTTATGATGAGTGGACTTGCTGAACGTCTAAAAAAATTGAGGGAGAAAAGGCATCTATCTCAATATCAGGTGGCCAGGGCTCTGGGAGTTCCCAGAACTACTTACGCGAACTGGGAACAGGGGAAAGCTGAGCCGGATTCTAATACCCTCAGGAGAATAGCTGATTATTTTGATGTTTCTGTTGATTACCTGCTTGGTCTTACAGAAGAT from Thermotoga sp. encodes:
- a CDS encoding helix-turn-helix transcriptional regulator, which gives rise to MVYNVIGLKDRSENMKQTRIRRQNRLRELRKLRGLSQYEIASRLKIPRTTYANWEQGICTPRLEMALKLAKLLGVSIEKLFDL